A single region of the Salipaludibacillus sp. LMS25 genome encodes:
- a CDS encoding ABC transporter ATP-binding protein, producing MSNLIIETKNLTKEYKNTKALSRLNLKIEKGRTIGLLGKNGAGKTTLNKLITGLIFPTEGTLHVFGEVPQGGSKKIGYLSENIAMYPHLNARENLEITILQEGRSPKKAEILRILEMVSIDDTKKKVKDFSLGMKRRLQVAMTVLANDRELLILDEPTNGLDLDGVLWLKNMIIQLRDEGRTILLSSHSILQMEDVLTDYIILHKGGVVDSGGMSNLSDQVLKIELNVMDIKKAISCFDKNDTAYDQQGSSLTIRMTQEYTHYLKALYEIGVFPISYSIKRKSLVDRFHQFTGGDTVA from the coding sequence ATGTCAAACTTAATTATAGAAACAAAGAACTTAACCAAAGAGTACAAAAATACTAAAGCTCTAAGCCGATTAAACCTTAAGATTGAAAAAGGCCGAACTATAGGTTTATTAGGGAAAAATGGGGCTGGAAAAACGACATTAAATAAATTGATCACAGGACTTATTTTTCCTACGGAAGGCACTTTACATGTTTTTGGAGAAGTTCCACAAGGTGGTTCTAAGAAAATCGGCTACTTATCAGAGAATATTGCCATGTATCCGCATTTAAATGCAAGGGAGAACTTAGAAATAACTATTCTGCAAGAAGGGAGGTCACCAAAAAAAGCTGAAATTTTAAGGATATTAGAAATGGTCTCCATTGACGATACAAAGAAGAAGGTTAAAGATTTTTCTCTCGGAATGAAACGCAGACTGCAAGTAGCTATGACAGTATTAGCAAACGACAGGGAGCTATTAATACTTGATGAACCGACCAACGGACTGGATTTGGATGGTGTTTTATGGTTGAAAAACATGATCATTCAACTAAGGGATGAAGGTAGAACAATTCTCCTTTCGAGTCACTCTATCCTTCAGATGGAGGATGTATTAACAGATTATATTATCCTTCATAAAGGTGGAGTGGTGGATAGCGGGGGAATGAGCAATTTAAGTGATCAAGTACTGAAGATCGAATTAAATGTGATGGATATTAAAAAAGCAATTAGCTGTTTTGACAAAAATGACACAGCTTATGACCAGCAGGGTTCTTCACTTACAATTAGAATGACGCAAGAATATACGCATTATTTAAAGGCTCTTTATGAGATTGGGGTTTTTCCAATTTCTTATAGTATTAAACGGAAATCTCTTGTAGATAGGTTCCATCAATTTACCGGTGGTGATACAGTTGCTTAG